In one window of Methanosarcina vacuolata Z-761 DNA:
- a CDS encoding tetratricopeptide repeat protein has protein sequence MDNDMVEELRKIVVESLQSEEGNLNKAVDLAINFSTKNSISFDQLLDLITLCGSEGSYELVYIFAKTAASLSTGPSKAVAHYNAGTASYFLNLPVEAEEQYKLALEADSNDASIHSNYGILLKQMGRLEEAEKQYKLALETDPKHISTHSNYGNLLSDTGRLAEAEEQYKLALKADPKHVNTHSNYGNLLLAMGRRDEAEGQYKLALKADSKHVNTHSNYGNLLSDMGRIEEAEKQYKLALEADPKHINTHSNYGNFLSDMGRLEEAEEQYKLALEADPKNVNAHSNYGNLFQKMERLEKAEEQYKLALQADPNDASTHSNYGNLLLAIGRRDDAEEQYKLALEADPKHVNTQSNYGNLLQKMGRIEEAKQRYEKALEIRQKLLNQDPENIAYQLDVAIAINNLGALLSDMGYIEEAKQRYEKALEIRQRLLQKDPENAAYQSYVGTTLNNLGALLSDMGRIEEAKQRYEKALEIRQKLLQKDPENAAYQSDVAITINNLGALLSDMGRIEEAKQRYEKALEIRQKLLQKDPENAAYQSYVGTAFNNLAGIYKDMGRYEEAMNLYSKSLDIREKLLGPGYSDVANTLNNMAVLYRETGRYEQALETFNRALEILKNVYGSEHPDYGSEHPDYGSEHSDYGSKHSDYGSKHPDVANTLNNIAVLYEETGRYEQALETFNRALEILENIYGPEHPDIAITLNNMAILYREMRRYNEALKMFNRALKILESVYGPGHPYIQKIQRNIISINKNTGR, from the coding sequence ATGGATAATGATATGGTAGAAGAACTGCGGAAAATCGTAGTTGAATCTCTGCAATCTGAAGAAGGAAATTTAAACAAAGCAGTTGACCTTGCAATTAACTTTTCAACAAAAAATTCGATCTCTTTCGATCAGTTATTAGATCTGATCACTCTTTGTGGGTCTGAAGGATCCTATGAATTAGTATATATATTTGCAAAGACCGCTGCAAGCTTATCAACAGGACCTTCAAAAGCAGTTGCTCATTATAATGCGGGAACTGCTTCTTACTTTTTGAACCTACCTGTGGAAGCAGAAGAACAGTATAAGCTTGCTCTGGAAGCAGACTCAAATGATGCAAGCATACACTCAAATTATGGAATTCTCCTGAAACAAATGGGGCGCCTTGAGGAGGCAGAAAAACAGTATAAACTTGCTCTGGAAACAGACCCAAAACATATCAGTACACACTCCAATTACGGTAATCTCCTTTCAGATACGGGGCGCCTTGCGGAAGCAGAAGAACAGTATAAGCTTGCTCTCAAAGCAGATCCCAAACATGTCAATACACACTCCAATTACGGTAATCTTCTTTTAGCCATGGGGCGACGCGATGAAGCAGAAGGACAGTACAAACTTGCTCTCAAAGCAGACTCCAAACATGTCAATACACACTCCAATTACGGCAATCTCCTTTCAGATATGGGGCGCATTGAAGAGGCAGAAAAACAGTATAAACTTGCTCTGGAAGCAGACCCAAAACATATCAACACACACTCCAATTACGGAAATTTCCTTTCAGATATGGGACGCCTGGAAGAAGCAGAGGAACAGTATAAACTAGCTCTGGAAGCAGACCCCAAAAACGTCAACGCACACTCCAATTACGGTAATCTCTTCCAAAAAATGGAGCGCCTGGAAAAAGCAGAAGAACAGTATAAGCTTGCTCTGCAAGCAGACCCCAATGACGCAAGCACGCACTCCAATTACGGCAATCTCCTTTTAGCCATAGGACGGCGCGATGACGCGGAGGAACAGTATAAACTTGCTCTGGAAGCAGACCCCAAACATGTCAACACACAATCTAATTACGGTAATCTCCTCCAAAAAATGGGGCGCATTGAAGAGGCGAAACAAAGATATGAAAAAGCACTCGAAATTAGGCAAAAACTCCTCAATCAAGACCCCGAAAACATAGCCTATCAGTTAGATGTAGCAATAGCAATCAACAATTTAGGCGCCTTACTTTCGGATATGGGGTACATTGAAGAGGCGAAACAAAGGTACGAAAAAGCACTTGAAATCAGGCAAAGACTCCTCCAAAAAGACCCCGAGAATGCAGCTTATCAATCTTACGTAGGAACGACGCTCAACAATTTAGGTGCCTTACTTTCTGATATGGGGCGCATTGAAGAGGCAAAACAAAGGTACGAAAAAGCACTTGAAATCAGGCAAAAACTCCTCCAAAAAGACCCCGAAAACGCAGCCTATCAATCGGATGTAGCAATAACAATCAACAATTTGGGTGCCTTGCTTTCTGATATGGGGCGCATTGAAGAGGCTAAACAAAGGTACGAAAAAGCACTTGAGATCAGGCAAAAACTCCTCCAAAAAGATCCTGAAAACGCAGCATACCAATCTTACGTAGGGACTGCGTTTAACAATCTAGCAGGAATCTACAAAGATATGGGAAGATATGAAGAGGCAATGAACCTGTATAGCAAATCTCTTGATATCCGTGAAAAATTGCTGGGGCCAGGGTATTCTGATGTTGCAAATACTCTAAACAATATGGCTGTTCTCTACAGAGAAACCGGGAGATATGAACAGGCCCTTGAAACGTTTAATCGTGCACTAGAAATCCTGAAGAATGTTTATGGATCAGAACATCCTGATTACGGATCAGAACATCCCGATTACGGATCAGAGCATTCTGATTACGGATCAAAGCATTCTGATTACGGATCAAAGCATCCTGATGTTGCAAATACTCTAAACAATATAGCTGTTCTCTACGAAGAAACCGGAAGATATGAACAGGCCCTTGAAACGTTTAATCGTGCACTAGAAATCCTGGAGAATATTTACGGACCAGAACATCCTGATATTGCAATTACTCTAAACAACATGGCTATTCTCTATAGGGAAATGAGAAGATATAACGAAGCTCTCAAAATGTTTAATCGCGCACTCAAAATCCTGGAGAGTGTTTATGGACCAGGCCACCCTTATATTCAAAAAATTCAGAGAAATATAATTAGCATTAACAAAAATACTGGCAGATAA
- the argH gene encoding argininosuccinate lyase yields the protein MSNILRRGRLEAAQDEEILRYTSSMEADRWIFDADIAVDLAHTVMLKEQGIINREDCSKILSGLLKIREEGMEKLDFSYEDIHISLESRLIDMVGEDVGGRMHSGRSRNDEVATCIRLVLREELTGLLEEIHKLRQTLLTLAEKHTETLMPGFTHMQHAQPTTLAHHLCAHEAALGRDFDRVQDAYSRVNLCPLGAAAFASTGFNLNRKRTQELLGFDGLLENSMDAVSTRDFLIECASGFTNIMINLSRMAEELVIWSTSEFNFIELDDMYASTSSIMPQKKNPDTAELMRGKTGVAVGALMSLITICKGLPLSYNRDLQEATPNIWRSVETVRASVRVMEGMIKTMKVHPEVLAAQSVTGFTTATELADTFVRETGIPFRTAHQIVGMLAREMEKPTLEKIDSVAEIVLGESLSSRGLTEKMVKEALSPVSNVKRRKITGGPAPEEMQNYLSKRQTELELNRQEIATLKDITDSAFENLLATVNEYRKT from the coding sequence ATGAGCAATATTTTACGCAGAGGCAGGCTGGAGGCTGCCCAGGACGAGGAAATTTTACGTTATACCTCCTCTATGGAAGCTGACAGGTGGATTTTTGATGCTGACATAGCAGTAGACCTTGCCCATACAGTAATGCTAAAAGAGCAGGGCATCATAAATAGGGAGGACTGCAGCAAAATCCTTAGTGGGCTTTTGAAAATCCGGGAAGAAGGGATGGAAAAGCTCGATTTCAGCTATGAAGACATCCATATCTCTCTTGAGTCAAGACTCATCGATATGGTTGGGGAAGACGTTGGGGGCAGGATGCATTCTGGGCGTTCCAGAAATGATGAGGTTGCGACCTGCATCAGGCTGGTGCTCAGGGAAGAACTGACCGGGCTGCTTGAAGAAATCCATAAGCTGAGGCAAACGCTTCTTACCCTTGCGGAAAAACATACCGAGACGCTCATGCCTGGTTTTACTCACATGCAACATGCCCAGCCGACAACGCTTGCTCATCACCTCTGCGCCCACGAAGCCGCTCTTGGCAGGGACTTTGATAGGGTTCAGGACGCTTACTCCAGGGTAAACCTCTGCCCGCTTGGGGCTGCTGCTTTTGCTTCCACGGGATTTAACCTGAACAGGAAAAGGACCCAGGAGCTTCTGGGCTTTGACGGCTTGCTTGAAAATTCAATGGACGCGGTCAGCACCAGAGACTTTCTTATTGAATGCGCCTCAGGATTTACAAACATCATGATAAACCTGAGCCGCATGGCCGAAGAACTTGTAATATGGTCCACTTCCGAATTCAATTTCATAGAACTGGACGACATGTACGCTTCTACTTCTTCAATCATGCCGCAGAAGAAAAATCCTGACACTGCCGAACTTATGCGCGGGAAAACAGGAGTAGCAGTGGGCGCACTAATGTCTCTGATTACTATCTGCAAAGGGCTTCCCCTGAGTTATAACCGCGACCTGCAGGAAGCAACCCCAAATATCTGGCGGTCTGTAGAAACGGTAAGGGCTTCAGTAAGGGTTATGGAAGGGATGATAAAAACTATGAAAGTCCACCCTGAAGTGCTTGCTGCCCAGTCAGTTACAGGTTTTACAACCGCTACCGAACTTGCGGATACCTTTGTCCGTGAAACCGGAATTCCTTTCAGGACTGCCCACCAGATCGTTGGGATGCTCGCAAGGGAAATGGAAAAACCAACTCTAGAAAAAATAGATTCCGTAGCCGAAATTGTGCTGGGCGAATCTCTTTCAAGCCGGGGGCTCACAGAGAAAATGGTAAAAGAAGCCCTGAGCCCGGTTTCGAACGTAAAGAGAAGAAAAATCACTGGCGGACCAGCTCCCGAAGAAATGCAAAATTACCTCTCGAAAAGGCAGACCGAGCTTGAACTTAACAGGCAGGAAATTGCAACCCTGAAAGATATTACAGACTCAGCTTTTGAAAATCTGCTTGCAACCGTTAATGAGTACAGGAAAACTTGA
- the gatD gene encoding Glu-tRNA(Gln) amidotransferase subunit GatD yields MEFKQGDRVRIEKNGTVYEGKVMPSMEGYITIKMNSGYNAGFSTDKVKITLLGNNGENKNGGRNGGKGPKTAGEEVQKSGKKLPKVAILSTGGTIASKIDYRTGAVTSQFTADDILAAIPELREIADFKGRVISSILSENMDSESWQNLARAVVEEIEAGADGVIVTHGTDTMMYTAAALSFMIETPVPIVIVGSQRSADRPSSDNAMNAICAALVAISDIAEVSVVMHGTTSDDFCEIHRGTKVRKMHTSRRDAFKSINSRPIGIVDYDTREIKTFIDYIKRGERPLKFKSGMEPKCALVKFTPGSSPEILDHYIDSGYRGLVLEGTGLGHVSTKWIPGIQKATDAKMPVIVTSQCLNGRICDRVYDTGRDMLKAGAIEGEDTLPETALVKLMWVLGQTDEFDEAVKMLREDLSGEITKCCFK; encoded by the coding sequence ATGGAATTCAAACAGGGCGACCGGGTACGTATTGAAAAGAACGGCACTGTCTACGAAGGCAAAGTGATGCCGTCCATGGAAGGATATATTACAATAAAAATGAACAGCGGCTACAATGCCGGTTTTTCCACGGATAAGGTAAAGATAACTCTTCTGGGAAACAATGGAGAAAACAAAAACGGAGGCCGGAACGGCGGAAAAGGACCTAAAACGGCAGGAGAAGAGGTCCAGAAATCTGGAAAAAAGCTTCCAAAGGTCGCTATTCTTTCCACAGGCGGAACGATTGCAAGCAAAATAGATTACAGGACAGGTGCAGTAACTTCCCAGTTCACTGCTGACGATATCCTTGCAGCTATCCCTGAACTCAGAGAGATAGCTGATTTCAAAGGCAGGGTAATCTCAAGCATTCTCTCGGAAAACATGGATTCGGAGTCCTGGCAAAACCTTGCCCGTGCTGTCGTAGAGGAAATCGAGGCAGGTGCTGATGGGGTAATCGTAACCCACGGGACAGATACCATGATGTACACGGCTGCAGCCCTTTCCTTTATGATTGAAACGCCTGTGCCAATCGTTATTGTAGGTTCCCAGAGAAGTGCAGACCGTCCGAGCAGTGACAATGCCATGAATGCAATATGTGCGGCCCTTGTTGCTATTAGTGATATTGCTGAAGTTTCGGTTGTTATGCATGGAACAACCTCAGATGATTTCTGCGAGATCCACCGTGGAACGAAAGTCAGGAAAATGCATACTTCTCGCAGAGACGCCTTCAAGTCAATAAATTCCCGACCTATAGGAATCGTGGATTACGATACAAGGGAAATAAAAACTTTCATTGACTATATTAAACGTGGAGAAAGACCTCTCAAATTCAAATCAGGCATGGAACCGAAATGTGCCCTTGTAAAATTTACTCCCGGTTCAAGTCCCGAAATTCTTGACCATTACATTGACAGCGGGTACAGAGGACTGGTTCTCGAAGGTACCGGGCTTGGGCATGTTTCTACAAAATGGATTCCCGGGATCCAGAAAGCAACAGATGCAAAAATGCCTGTTATAGTTACGTCCCAGTGCCTTAATGGCAGAATCTGCGACCGCGTCTATGATACCGGCCGTGATATGCTGAAAGCAGGAGCAATCGAAGGGGAAGATACCCTGCCCGAAACCGCCCTTGTTAAACTTATGTGGGTGCTCGGTCAAACCGATGAATTTGACGAAGCTGTCAAAATGCTCAGGGAAGATCTCAGTGGAGAGATTACAAAGTGCTGTTTTAAGTAA
- the mprF gene encoding bifunctional lysylphosphatidylglycerol flippase/synthetase MprF → MTDKESMREKTLKIERFAGYLLPVVIFSLALWTLDKQVRHLHSMYVLKSITSIPLSHIELAFFLTFLSYLALTGYDYLAVRHINNPLPYKQTARASFISTSISYSVGFNILTGSSLRYRLYSRNGLNLRQIWEIIIFCILTFWVGFCFVGGLLFTFYPVKLSDYVPEIPIPLNIIGVLLLLSVAVYFFFSFRKLNFMTKGYQIRIPEPRIAFLQLGLSSVDYLLSGSIIYFLLPSNPHLTLLHVLVFFALAQIIGLISTVPGGLGVFETLMLFMLEPYFGTVDIIKPLLLFRTIYYFMPFLIGLLALMFYEYQERDEFLRKIEKATYSSLSELAPQVFSILVFLGGVSLLFSGALPSDPRYLHDLNYIIPLPLIEASRLFGSIMGVLLLLMANGLWKRIDGAYILSLSVLLMGGIFALLKGFDYHEASILFILFLFLLPCRKYFYRKSSLMHQSFSRSNVIAIILVFVSFVWLGFFSYHNVEYSNELWWQFGVNSQASSFLRATVGAFILLLVLGMAKILSPFSRDIHIPGADEMELAKRIINQSEETAGNLVFTRDKYLLFDDEKKAFLMYGVSGKTWVAMGDIVGTSSQAKELIWDFYEMSKLHQGRAAFYEVSEKYIPVYLDLGLTLIKIGEEAKVPLETFTLEGSASKDFRYTVRNVEKKGYWFEIVSKEEVRSLMPELRNISDAWLEMKAGKEKRFSIGYFDEKYLSNFPIALVRNESEIVAFANIWTGADNEEISVDLMRHKPDAPDRTMEYLFVKLMLWGKEEGYRRFSLGMAPLSGLETRQFAPMWHKIGSLIFTHGEHFYNYKGLRDFKEKFNPVWSPKYIALPKGLKQGLVLKDIAALISGGMKGIFSKENKRTASLTGHQAPEKPSEELT, encoded by the coding sequence ATGACAGACAAAGAAAGTATGAGGGAAAAGACTCTTAAAATAGAGAGGTTTGCAGGCTACCTTCTGCCAGTGGTTATATTTTCTCTGGCTTTGTGGACTCTGGATAAACAGGTACGCCATTTGCACTCGATGTATGTACTCAAAAGTATTACCAGCATTCCACTGAGCCATATAGAGCTTGCGTTCTTTTTAACCTTCTTGAGTTATCTTGCTTTAACAGGTTATGATTACCTGGCAGTTCGCCATATTAATAATCCTCTGCCTTATAAGCAGACTGCCAGGGCTTCTTTTATCAGTACGTCCATAAGTTATAGTGTTGGTTTTAATATCCTGACAGGAAGTTCCCTGAGATACAGGTTGTACTCAAGAAATGGGCTGAACCTGCGCCAGATCTGGGAAATTATTATTTTCTGCATACTCACTTTCTGGGTTGGGTTTTGCTTTGTCGGTGGTTTGCTTTTCACATTCTATCCTGTGAAACTGTCGGATTACGTGCCCGAGATCCCTATCCCGTTAAACATTATTGGAGTTCTTTTACTGCTAAGTGTTGCTGTTTATTTCTTTTTCTCGTTCAGAAAATTGAATTTCATGACAAAAGGTTACCAGATCAGGATCCCTGAACCGAGAATAGCGTTCTTGCAGCTTGGCTTATCGTCAGTAGATTACCTGCTTTCGGGAAGTATTATCTATTTCCTTTTGCCTTCAAATCCACATCTTACCCTGCTTCATGTCCTTGTGTTCTTTGCGCTGGCGCAGATTATAGGGCTGATAAGTACTGTCCCGGGTGGACTTGGGGTTTTTGAAACCCTTATGCTGTTTATGCTGGAACCGTATTTCGGTACGGTCGATATAATTAAACCGCTTCTCCTTTTCAGGACAATTTACTATTTCATGCCCTTCCTTATTGGGCTGCTGGCCCTTATGTTCTATGAATATCAAGAGAGAGACGAATTCCTGAGGAAAATTGAAAAAGCTACGTATTCAAGCCTGTCCGAGCTAGCGCCTCAGGTCTTTTCGATTCTTGTTTTCCTTGGAGGAGTTTCCCTTCTCTTTTCCGGAGCTCTACCTTCAGATCCAAGGTACCTGCATGACCTCAATTACATTATTCCTCTTCCTTTAATCGAAGCCTCCAGGCTTTTTGGAAGCATTATGGGAGTATTACTTCTGCTCATGGCAAACGGCCTCTGGAAAAGAATTGACGGAGCCTATATTCTTTCTCTTTCCGTACTTTTGATGGGCGGAATATTTGCCCTCCTGAAAGGCTTTGATTACCATGAAGCTTCGATTCTTTTTATCCTGTTTTTATTTTTGCTTCCCTGCAGAAAATATTTTTACAGAAAATCCTCGCTTATGCATCAGTCTTTTAGCAGGAGTAATGTAATTGCAATAATCCTGGTCTTCGTAAGCTTTGTATGGCTTGGATTTTTTTCATACCATAATGTGGAATATTCAAACGAACTCTGGTGGCAGTTCGGGGTCAATTCCCAGGCCTCCAGTTTTTTAAGGGCTACGGTTGGAGCTTTCATTCTGCTTCTTGTTCTTGGGATGGCAAAAATCCTGAGCCCCTTTTCCAGGGACATTCACATTCCAGGGGCAGATGAGATGGAGCTTGCAAAAAGAATTATTAATCAAAGTGAGGAAACGGCTGGAAACCTGGTATTTACCAGGGACAAATATCTGCTTTTTGATGATGAAAAGAAGGCTTTTTTAATGTATGGAGTTTCCGGAAAAACCTGGGTTGCAATGGGAGATATCGTTGGAACCAGCAGCCAGGCAAAAGAGCTGATCTGGGACTTTTATGAAATGAGCAAGCTGCACCAGGGAAGGGCTGCTTTCTATGAGGTGAGCGAAAAATATATTCCGGTTTATCTTGACCTTGGCCTGACACTTATAAAAATCGGGGAAGAGGCGAAAGTTCCCCTTGAGACTTTTACCCTGGAAGGAAGTGCAAGCAAAGATTTCCGTTATACCGTAAGGAATGTGGAGAAAAAAGGATACTGGTTTGAAATTGTCTCTAAAGAAGAGGTTCGGAGCCTTATGCCTGAACTTCGAAATATCTCGGATGCCTGGCTGGAAATGAAAGCAGGAAAAGAAAAGCGATTCTCAATTGGCTACTTTGACGAGAAATACCTGAGTAATTTCCCTATTGCCCTTGTCAGGAACGAGTCCGAAATCGTTGCTTTTGCAAATATCTGGACAGGCGCGGATAATGAAGAAATCAGTGTTGACCTCATGCGCCACAAGCCCGACGCCCCTGACAGGACGATGGAATATCTTTTTGTCAAGCTCATGCTCTGGGGAAAAGAAGAAGGGTACAGGCGTTTTTCACTCGGGATGGCTCCACTGTCAGGGCTTGAAACGCGGCAATTCGCTCCGATGTGGCATAAAATCGGGTCTTTAATCTTTACCCACGGAGAACACTTTTATAACTATAAAGGACTTCGGGATTTTAAAGAGAAATTCAACCCTGTCTGGAGCCCGAAATATATTGCTCTTCCCAAAGGGCTAAAACAGGGCCTTGTGTTGAAAGATATTGCAGCCTTGATCTCAGGAGGAATGAAAGGAATTTTCTCAAAAGAAAATAAACGGACAGCAAGCCTCACAGGGCATCAGGCACCGGAAAAGCCATCCGAAGAACTCACCTGA
- a CDS encoding type 1 glutamine amidotransferase, translating into MKIHVLQHSSINTLGTIEEYAKTKNYRLESTRFYETISSPELDTFDLLIIMGGPIGVYDYKENPWLRDEKTFIKQAIEAGKPVLGICLGAQLLADILGAHVYENRHMEMGWFPVKAPGSENKPEFLEGLPDEITVFHWHSRTFDLPAGAVQLFESEGCKNQGFIYNGRVVALQFHPEVNEDRILSLIKRFGDVMANGPFVQKKEEMLGQSKYLAATKEFMFLVLDKFEKMI; encoded by the coding sequence ATGAAAATCCACGTTCTCCAGCATTCTTCCATAAATACCCTCGGCACCATTGAAGAGTACGCAAAAACTAAAAACTACAGGCTTGAATCAACCCGTTTTTACGAAACGATAAGCTCTCCAGAACTTGATACTTTTGACCTTCTTATCATCATGGGCGGCCCGATTGGAGTTTACGACTATAAAGAAAATCCCTGGCTGAGAGATGAAAAAACGTTTATCAAGCAGGCAATCGAAGCAGGAAAACCTGTACTGGGAATCTGCCTCGGTGCACAATTGCTTGCCGATATCCTTGGGGCCCACGTATATGAAAATAGGCACATGGAAATGGGATGGTTTCCTGTAAAGGCGCCCGGAAGCGAGAATAAGCCGGAATTTCTTGAAGGGCTGCCGGACGAGATAACAGTTTTTCACTGGCACTCCAGGACTTTTGACCTTCCCGCAGGGGCCGTTCAGCTTTTTGAAAGCGAAGGCTGCAAGAATCAGGGGTTTATCTACAATGGCAGGGTTGTAGCACTTCAATTTCACCCTGAAGTAAATGAAGACAGAATTCTGAGTTTGATCAAGCGGTTTGGGGATGTGATGGCAAATGGGCCGTTTGTTCAGAAAAAAGAGGAAATGCTCGGGCAGAGCAAATATCTGGCTGCCACAAAGGAATTCATGTTTTTAGTGCTGGATAAATTTGAAAAAATGATTTAA